The genomic interval GTTGTTATGGCGCAGGTTGTTTTCTTCGTTACTGGCAAGGATTTCGTCGAAAATGCCGAGGTATCCGGCGATGGCCCGGGCTGTACGGTAATTCGAGGCCGTGGCCAGAATAAGTTTCCGACCGTTGCGGTGTTCTTTTCTGAGCCATTCGAGCAACGGACCGTTATAGGGGAGTACGGAAGGGTCAAGTTCTACACGCTGCATGACCTGATCTTTGAAATACGCCTTGCCCTTGAGCAGCCAGCCGGCAAACCGGAATATACATGCGGGATCCCGGCGGAGCAGCAGGAACAGCGCCTGATGCAGGGTGTCGAGCTTGACGAGCGTTCCATCAAGGTCGACGCATAACGGAATACTTTGGTCTGAGCTCATATCTCTTCCACACCCGGGAAAAATGCCGCCCGATTTCAATCATTTGAAATCGTTCCGGCGGTTCACATTAATCTGTATGTAGCCGTTGCGCATGCCGTGCTCCAGCTTTTTACGCAACCAAAACCGAATCTGTTGTCGAATAAAGGGAATAAGGAGAGCAAAACCGGCAGTGTCGGTGATGAGTCCGGGCGTCACCAGAAAGGCACCGGCCAGCAGAATCATGACGCCATCTATCATCTGGGGCGCAGGCAGATTACCCTGCACCATTTCCTGCCGGATTTTAAAAAGAATATTCACGCCCTGGCGTCGCACCAGCCATGCGCCGATAACTCCGGTGAGAAAGACCAGCAGAACGGTAGGGACAAAGCCGACTATGCCGTGCAGTTTAATGAGCAGAGCTAGCTCAAGGACGGGTAATCCTATGAAAAGGACTAGCAGATAATGCAGCGGCATAGGCGGGGGTCAATTAGGATTCCGCCGAGTCGGCGGTTTCATTTTTTTTGCTGAGATCTTCAAAGCCGGCTTCGTCGAGAAGCGATTCCTGCCAGGCCTGGGCGAGGCGGGCCGCTTTTTCCTGACGGATTCCTGCGGCGAGCTGATCGCGCATACCCGGAAGGGTCTGTTCTTCGTCTGCGGCGGCTCTTTCAGCCACATAGGCCACAATGAACTCATCCACTGTGCTGATCAGGTCCGTGACTGTACCTTTATCAAGCTGAATGGTGGCACCCATGATTTCACGGCTGAATTGGCCTTCAAGCGGCGAGGAGATGCTGAAAGGTTCCGTCGTCTGGACTTCAAGGTTGAATTTGGAGGCTGCATCGGCAAATGCGATACCGTTTTTAACGGATTCCTGCAGGTCTTTGTGAATTTCTTCCGCCTTTTCAATATAGGCTTTGTCTGCGGCGGCAATGCGTGCGGATTCGGTTGCGTCGGCCTCAACCACTTCGAAAGCAGGAAGGAAATCGGACAGTTCCTTCTGGAGAGCCAGTACATAGACGGTATCGCGGCCGGCAACGACGTCGCTGTAATAACGCGAAGGGGTCAGCTCCCGGGTGAAGGCGGCCTGCGCAAAAGGAGCGGTCGGGTCGATGCCGCGCGGACGGTCGGCCTGCGCGAATGCCGGCAGGTTTTTCATGATGGTTTTCCCGGCTTTTTCTGCTTCGGCTTCAAAGGTGGTGCTTTCATCGGCGAGTGCCGCCACGAGTTCGTCAGCGGCACTGACCGCAGCCTGCTGGGCCAGTCCGCGGGTAAGGATCTCGACGATTTCGTCTTTTACCTCTTCGAGCGGGAGGTATTCCGGAACTTCGTTGGTTGCGGTTTCCGGTTTAATGTAGCGTTGCAGATTCTGTTCGTATACCTGAGCTACCTGCTCATCCGTCACCGAAACAGTGTTGGTGTAGTCGTCGACCTCGTAGGCTACATAGTGAACGATTCGTTTTTTCGGAAGACGGAATTCGTCGGGATTCTGTTCGTAATACGCTTTGGCGTCATCCTGCGTCACTTCAACGGTACCGACCAGGCTGCGCGGCAGAAATGCGTAGTTTACAGTAACCAGATCATTATAAAGGTGGAATGCTTTCAGGATTTCATCATCGGTCACCAGAGCACCCTGTGCAGCGGAAGCAGCCGCTTTTTCAATCAGTACGTTTTCCGCCATCATCTGTTCAAATCCTTTGGCGGTCATTCCGGCGCGCGGCAGAAAGCCCTGAACAAACATGTTGTACATGTTGGGATCATACTGACCGGTTTGCTGGTTCTGGAAAATCGGCTGTGATTTAATCATCTGTATCGTCTGATCGGCGGTGACCGTCAGGCCCATATCGTCGGCTTTCCTGAGGGTAGCCAGGCGCTGCCAGGCGCGCATACGCACGGCTTCTTCAATTTCGTCGTTCATGCTCAGCGGACGGCCGACCATCATGGAATACATGACATAGGTGTTGCGATAGGCCTTCCCATACTCCGCTGCCGTAATATCCTTGCCCCACAGGCGACCGACAACTTCGTTTGCGGCTTTTTGGGCCTCTTTGGCCCCTGTGCCGGCTTTTCCGCCGGTATATACCATCACAAAGGCCACGCTGATGAAGATCGCGAAGATCAACCATACGGTCCTGTTATGGATCAGTTTATTAAATTTAGAAATCATCATTGCCATGGGTGTACCTCTCTCCTGTCCAGAATGTGTAAAAAGAACCCGCGAACCCTACCGATTGCGTTTTTCGGGGTCAATCGGTAAGTCACGTGTTTCAACCTGCATGCGTTTCCGTTTTTCAGAGGGCTGTGACGGCCTTAAAGAATTTTTAATTTTGGCATATCCTGAATGTCGACGGCGCCGAGAACGCGGTTTCTATCATCGACAACAATCAGATCGTCGATGTTGAATTCTTCATAAATATTGAGAATATCGATGGCCAGCTGATCTTTTTTCAGCGTTTTCGGGTTGGTGGTCATGACTTCATCTACCGGTTTTTCGATCAGGTTCGGTGTTTCGATCAGATGACGCCGCAGGTCGCCGTCAGTCATGATGCCGGCGAGGGTGTTGTCGGGGTGAACAACGGCCACGCAGCCGGCTTTGGCGCCGGTCATGGCAATCAGTGCCTCCTTCACGGGACTGCCGACCGGAACAGTGGCGCTGCGTTTTCCGGTACGCATTACATCCTCCACACGAAGGAGGAGGGTACGGCCGATTGCACCGCCGGGGTGGCGCTGGGCATAATCTTCCACTTTAAAGCCGCGAGCATCCAGCAGCACCATGGCCATGGCGTCTCCAAGGGCGAGCGTGGCGGTGGTGCTGGTGGTGGGGGCCATGCCGAAGGGGCAGGCTTCCTTATCCACTTTTACCGAAACAATGATGTCGGCATATTCGCCCAGCGGGGAATGCGGTTGGCCGGTGAGTGCAATGATTTTGACCCCCATACGTTTGACCGGCTGAAGAACAGCGATCAGTTCATCCGACGCACCCGAATAGCTCATGGCCAGCACGATATCGCGCTCGGACAGAATGCCGAAGTCGCCGTGCATGGCTTCGATCGGGTGCATGGCCACAGCCGGGGTGCCGGTACTGGTGAAGGTGGCGGCCATTTTGTTGCCGATGTGCCAGTTTTTCCCGACTCCACAGATCACAACTTTGCCGGCACCGTCTTTAATGGTGGCCAGAATGGCGTCGATGGCCTGTACGAATCCATCATCGAGATCCGCCTGTACCCGTTTCATGCCGTTGAGCTCAATATCAAAAACTTCGCGCGCGCGCTCTAAATAATCCAACTTTTCACTCCGTTTTCCAATGAATGGAAGTTTTACCCCAGGTTCCGCTGTACCTGCAAGCCGCAGCTGCGGCTACCTGCCGCTTCGTGAGACGGCTGTTTTCCAACCACTGGAAATTATTGGTTCAAATCGTCGCGGTGCTGGGCTATGGTTCAGAATAAATTGGAAAAACGGAGTGGAATGGATGTCGTCGAGTAACGGTGCAAAAGTAGGATTATGGATTGTCATTGCCATTCTGGCGTTGATGCTTTTTGGGAGTTTTCTGGCGAATGTAGGGCTGACTGCGGCGCTGGTTTCGGGGAAAGGCGGTTCGGCGGATTTTGATCAGCCGCAGGATCAATATCCCGAATTCACTGAAGTCTGGTCGTACGGTTATGGGGAAAAAAAAGTGGTCCGGATCGGTCTGCAGGGCGTCATTATGCGCGGCCGGCAGGAGCGTCTGCTGGGCTCTGATCCGGATATGGTGGAGCAGATTCTGTCCGAAATCCGCGCGGCTACGCTGGATGAAGAGGTGATGGGGATTGTGCTGGAGGTGGATTCGCCTGGGGGCGGTGTGACCCCCAGTGATGAAATTTATGCAGCGCTCGAAAATTTCAAGCGTGCTGATGAGGAGCGTGTTATTCTGGTTTTTGTTCGCGATCTGTGTGCTTCGGGTGGATATTATGCGTCCATGGCGGGTGACTATATTATGGCTGAGCCGACTGCCATCGTGGGATCGGTCGGGGTGATTATGCAGACCATGAATATGAAAGGACTGGGGGACAAGATCGGCCTCAGTTCCGTGACGATTGCGTCCGGAGAAAATAAAGACATGCTCAACCCCTTTGAAGAGGTGAATCCTGAGCATTTGGCCCTGCTGCAGGAACTGGTTGACTCAATGCAGGATCGTTTTTCTTCGATTGTGATGAGTTCGCGGGGGCTTGAAAATGATGATTTGCTGGATGGACGTGTCTTCAATGTCGGTCAGGCACTGGAGGAAAATCTGATCGATGGGGTCGGTTATTGGGAGGACGCCGTGGATAAAATGTGCGAACTGCTGGATGTGGATGATCTCTATATGGTCCGTTACGTTCGGGAAATGGGGTTCTGGGACAGTCTGTTCGCGTCGAAAACCCCGCATGTCCCCAGCTTTAATGCGACATTGAACCCTCCCCGTTTTATGTATCTTTGGAAACCCTGATTCAATAGGAGTTGTGTGAAAATGAAGAAATCTTTTTTGTTTGTGGTTCCGGCCCTTGCCGTTTTGACCGGTTGCGAAACGCTTCAGACGCCGCAGCAGCGTCGTGCTGTGCAGGCGCGCGAGCAGGCTGCCGCCCGCCAGACTGAAGAGCGCATGTATCGCATGCAGGGTACGGTAGAGGCGGTCGAAATGGAAAATGCCCGGCTGATGAAAGAGCTTCAGTCGCTGCGCAGTCAGGTGAATGCGATGAACGGTCAGATCAGCTCGCTCAACAGTAAAATGAATGCACTGGATGCGCGGCAGAAAAAAGAGATGGCCAATCTTATTCAGGAAGTGAAGGCGCTGTTGCGTAAAACTGCCGCCAGCCATTCTTCATCTTCCAGCAGTTCCTCCGTGCATCGCGGTCCCGGACGTGAGCATATTGTGGAATCCGGTCACACCCTGTCTGCAATTGCGCAGGCCTACGGAACAACGGTTAAGGCCATTAAGCAGGCGAATAATCTGAAATCCGATCAGATCCGGGTCGGCCAGAAGCTGTTTATTCCGGAATAAAAACTACAGCGTTCCGTAACGAATCAGGGCTCTTCCACTTTGAGCCGGAAATAACGGGCCGGGCTGTTGTCGGTTGGTCCCTGTTTCAGTACCGGTGAATTTGTGGCCGGGAATGAGGTCGGCGTGGGGGCCCATTCGGTCCACACTGTCAGATTGGTGCTGGTTTCGATGTCGAAGTTCAGTCCGGCAAGATGGGTGTAGGAGAAAGACAGGGTATTGTCTTCCGCCTGGAAGGTGTACTGCAGCCGATCTTCCGGATTGTTCGGATCGGTGCGGGTAATCCGTTCCCGGTCGTTGCTGACTCCGTCGCCGTCCGGATCCTCATCAGGTCCGCCGGGATCGGAGGACTGCCGGGCACGCCACTCTTCATAGGTCGGGTACAGATGAAGTTCCTGTTCAATCCAGTCGCTGATCACCTGCTCGGCAACCTCGTCGCGGAGATTTGTTCCAATGGGCGGCATACGTTGAAACGGCGCTGTCCCGGCCATACGGTGAAGAACCACGGAGTTGGCAGGATCTCCCGGAACAGCAAAACAGGCATTGGTGTTGCCGTTATCAAAACTGATAGAGCCGTTGTAGATTTCCGCATTTACAAACGGGTCTGACATCAGACCGTTCCAGGCCGATGGAGCTGAGCCATCCGGGCGATGGCAGTAAGAGCAGTTTACGTCGAAATAAGAACGCACACGTGCGTGCAGGCTCTGGCTTTCATC from Verrucomicrobia bacterium S94 carries:
- a CDS encoding FxsA family protein, with protein sequence MPLHYLLVLFIGLPVLELALLIKLHGIVGFVPTVLLVFLTGVIGAWLVRRQGVNILFKIRQEMVQGNLPAPQMIDGVMILLAGAFLVTPGLITDTAGFALLIPFIRQQIRFWLRKKLEHGMRNGYIQINVNRRNDFK
- the sppA gene encoding signal peptide peptidase SppA, with protein sequence MNGSFTPGSAVPASRSCGYLPLRETAVFQPLEIIGSNRRGAGLWFRINWKNGVEWMSSSNGAKVGLWIVIAILALMLFGSFLANVGLTAALVSGKGGSADFDQPQDQYPEFTEVWSYGYGEKKVVRIGLQGVIMRGRQERLLGSDPDMVEQILSEIRAATLDEEVMGIVLEVDSPGGGVTPSDEIYAALENFKRADEERVILVFVRDLCASGGYYASMAGDYIMAEPTAIVGSVGVIMQTMNMKGLGDKIGLSSVTIASGENKDMLNPFEEVNPEHLALLQELVDSMQDRFSSIVMSSRGLENDDLLDGRVFNVGQALEENLIDGVGYWEDAVDKMCELLDVDDLYMVRYVREMGFWDSLFASKTPHVPSFNATLNPPRFMYLWKP
- a CDS encoding KpsF/GutQ family sugar-phosphate isomerase, with translation MDYLERAREVFDIELNGMKRVQADLDDGFVQAIDAILATIKDGAGKVVICGVGKNWHIGNKMAATFTSTGTPAVAMHPIEAMHGDFGILSERDIVLAMSYSGASDELIAVLQPVKRMGVKIIALTGQPHSPLGEYADIIVSVKVDKEACPFGMAPTTSTTATLALGDAMAMVLLDARGFKVEDYAQRHPGGAIGRTLLLRVEDVMRTGKRSATVPVGSPVKEALIAMTGAKAGCVAVVHPDNTLAGIMTDGDLRRHLIETPNLIEKPVDEVMTTNPKTLKKDQLAIDILNIYEEFNIDDLIVVDDRNRVLGAVDIQDMPKLKIL
- a CDS encoding LysM peptidoglycan-binding domain-containing protein — protein: MKKSFLFVVPALAVLTGCETLQTPQQRRAVQAREQAAARQTEERMYRMQGTVEAVEMENARLMKELQSLRSQVNAMNGQISSLNSKMNALDARQKKEMANLIQEVKALLRKTAASHSSSSSSSSVHRGPGREHIVESGHTLSAIAQAYGTTVKAIKQANNLKSDQIRVGQKLFIPE